The proteins below come from a single Paramormyrops kingsleyae isolate MSU_618 chromosome 25, PKINGS_0.4, whole genome shotgun sequence genomic window:
- the LOC140583074 gene encoding uncharacterized protein: MMQSRNVVLASKLLKKLAGDSSADSAEEGPSCSARGAARDAALASNQQMDVQAAFDQLLRTHPVTLDGDIPDKTARSQTSGRFQRQLYDRWLKAQMRMRVRHVLSHFGRRQPSESRVDAWIRNQGWKSNVPSAASVLKDWRPVGSVDTAMDSSHIQELIHNQKWKGLVVMDIAGKGKGVCATRQFPAGEVVCDYHGLVVTATEAQRIHSSTKEEESGYMFFFRNSHKSECACHPGI, encoded by the exons ATGATgcagtcgcggaatgtggtgctggccagtaagctgctgaagaagctggcaggtgactcaag cgctgactccgcagaggaaggacccagctgttctgcccgaggtgccgcacgggatgctgccctggcatccaaccaacagatggatgtccaggcagcgttcgatcagctccttcggacccaccccgtgaccctggatggcgacatcccagacaagacagcacgctcgcagacgtcgggccggtttcagcggcagctctatgatcgctggctgaaggcccagatgaggatgcgcgtacggcatgtcttgt cacactttggcagacggcagcccagcgagtcccgggtcgacgcttggatcaggaaccaaggctggaaaagtaacgttcctagcgcggccagcgttctgaaggactggagaccagtgggttcggtggacactgccatggactctagccacatccaggagctcatccacaaccagaagtggaagggacttgtggtgatggacattgcggggaaggggaagggagtctgcgccacccggcagttcccggctggtgaggtggtgtgtgactaccacgggctggtagtcacagccactgaggcccagcggattcactcatcgacgaaggaagaagaatctggctacatgttcttcttccgGAACAGCCATAAGTCTGAGTGTGCCTGTCACCCGGGCATATAG